Proteins from a single region of Sinorhizobium alkalisoli:
- a CDS encoding lipoprotein-releasing ABC transporter permease subunit, with translation MTAATEEQAKAAAPAGVSSSRPFSAFERMVAWRYLRSRRKEAFISVIAGFSFVGIMLGVATLIIVMAVMNGFRTELISRILGMNGHVIVQPLDGPLTNYADLAARFSAIPGVTMAIPTVEGQVLAQGVGDASTGALVRGVRADDLSKLKSISNHIVSGDLVGFASGSGIAIGSRMADQLGVSVGGTVTLTSPNGDVTPLGMNPRIKAYTVSAIFEIGMSEYDATIIFMPLEEAQLYFNAEGLVQSIELFVEHPDAVDDLRQPIEEAAGRQVFITDWRDRNKTFFSALAVERNVMFMILTLIVLVAALNIVSGLIMLVKDKGSDIAILRTMGATSGSVMRIFFMTGAAIGVAGTVAGVALGVVVCLNIESIRQFFSWLSGATLFDPELYFLSQLPADMNADETIAVVVMALALSFLATIFPAWRASRLDPVQALRYE, from the coding sequence ATGACCGCGGCGACGGAAGAGCAAGCAAAGGCAGCCGCCCCGGCGGGCGTGTCTTCCAGCCGTCCCTTCTCCGCCTTCGAGCGCATGGTGGCCTGGCGCTACCTGCGCTCGCGGCGGAAGGAAGCCTTCATCTCGGTCATCGCCGGCTTTTCCTTCGTCGGCATCATGCTTGGCGTGGCGACGCTGATCATCGTGATGGCGGTGATGAACGGTTTCCGCACCGAACTCATCTCGCGCATTCTCGGCATGAACGGCCATGTCATCGTGCAGCCGCTCGATGGTCCGCTCACCAATTATGCCGATCTTGCGGCGCGGTTCTCCGCCATTCCGGGCGTGACCATGGCGATCCCGACGGTTGAAGGCCAGGTGCTTGCCCAGGGCGTCGGCGACGCTTCGACGGGTGCGCTGGTTCGCGGCGTGAGGGCGGACGATCTTTCGAAGTTGAAGTCGATATCGAACCATATTGTTTCCGGCGATCTCGTCGGTTTCGCGTCGGGCAGCGGCATCGCCATCGGATCGCGCATGGCTGACCAGTTGGGCGTTAGCGTCGGTGGCACGGTCACGCTGACCTCGCCGAACGGCGACGTGACTCCGCTCGGGATGAACCCGCGCATCAAAGCCTATACCGTTTCGGCGATATTCGAGATCGGCATGTCAGAATATGATGCGACGATCATCTTCATGCCGCTCGAGGAAGCGCAGCTCTATTTCAATGCGGAAGGGCTCGTTCAATCGATCGAGCTCTTCGTCGAGCATCCCGATGCCGTCGACGACCTGCGCCAGCCGATCGAGGAGGCCGCCGGCCGGCAGGTCTTCATCACCGATTGGCGGGATCGCAACAAGACCTTCTTCTCCGCGCTCGCCGTCGAGCGCAACGTGATGTTCATGATCCTGACGCTGATCGTTCTGGTTGCGGCGTTGAACATCGTCTCGGGTCTGATCATGCTGGTCAAGGACAAGGGCAGCGACATCGCCATCCTGCGCACCATGGGCGCGACTTCGGGCTCGGTCATGCGGATTTTCTTCATGACCGGCGCCGCGATCGGCGTAGCCGGGACGGTGGCCGGCGTCGCGCTTGGCGTGGTCGTCTGCCTGAACATCGAATCGATCCGCCAGTTCTTCTCCTGGCTGTCCGGCGCCACACTCTTCGATCCGGAGCTCTATTTCCTGAGCCAATTGCCGGCAGACATGAATGCCGACGAAACCATCGCCGTCGTCGTCATGGCGCTGGCGCTCTCCTTCCTTGCGACGATCTTTCCGGCCTGGCGCGCCTCGCGCCTCGATCCGGTGCAGGCCCTGCGGTACGAATAA
- the dnaE gene encoding DNA polymerase III subunit alpha has translation MVNGEGTGQDITGAKNPQFVHLRVHSAYSLLEGALPLKKIIGKAVGDDQPAIGIADTNNLFAALEFSQKAADDGLQPIIGCQLSIDMEDEDGERRGHPHQLAKLPTIVLIAATDAGYARLVDLVSRAYLEGEGHQAARITRSWLAEGGTEGLIALTGAAGGPVDLALKAGSQPLAEARLKVLLALFGDRLYVEVQRQGNYDRRHESRMVELAYCHDVPLVATNEAFFPSPADYDAHDALMAVAHNAVVSDDSRFRLTPDHYLKSRKEMATLFADLPEALEHTVEIARRCSFMLNTRKPILPRFTGGSDDPEEAERAEAAELRRQAEEGLDFRLAKLGMAPGYREEDYRERLAFELSVIERMKFPGYFLIVADFIKWAKEHDIPVGPGRGSGAGSLVAYALTITDVDPMRFSLLFERFLNPERVSMPDFDIDFCQDRREEVIRYVQRKYGREQVAQIITFGSLQARAALRDVGRVLEMPYGQVDKICKLVPNNPANPTPLSKAIEEEPRLQEEAEKEPVVARLLDIAQKIEGLYRHASTHAAGIVIGDRPLSQLVPMYRDPRSDMPVTQFNMKWVEQAGLVKFDFLGLKTLTVLKTAVDFVAKRGIEVDLASIPIDDPKTYEILSRGETVGVFQVESAGMRKALIGMRPDCIEDIIALVALYRPGPMENIPVYNARKHGEEEIESIHPKIDYLLKETQGVIVYQEQVMQIAQVLSGYSLGEADLLRRAMGKKIKEEMDKQRARFVEGAVQNGVSKPQADLIFDLLAKFANYGFNKSHAAAYAIVSYQTAYMKAHYPVEFLAASMTLDMSNTEKINDFRQDAKRLGIEVISPSVQTSFRHFETGDNRIYYALAAIKGVGESAVDHIVEVRGDRPFASLEDFCLRIDPKLLNRRVFESLIAAGAFDCFGHDRAELIGGLDRILGFAQRAQENKVSGQSDMFGAGAATGPEKIVLPPYTPWLASEKLHREFQVLGFYLSAHPLDTYAKLLQKMRVQAFGDFAAAVKKGATAGRLAGTVTSKQERKTRTGNKMGIVAFSDASGQFEAVLFSETLHQNRDLLEPGKSMVMTVDADERPEGIGLRIRTLRSLEEESLQMQKALRVYVRDSGPLRSIAPHLNTKGDGLVSFILIKDDGQREIEVELGEKYRISPEIAAALRSAPGVVDVELV, from the coding sequence ATGGTAAATGGCGAAGGCACTGGGCAGGACATCACGGGCGCAAAGAACCCCCAATTCGTCCATCTGCGTGTGCACTCCGCTTATTCGCTGCTCGAGGGGGCGCTGCCGCTCAAGAAGATTATCGGCAAGGCGGTTGGCGATGACCAGCCGGCAATCGGAATAGCCGACACCAACAACCTGTTTGCGGCGCTGGAATTCTCGCAGAAGGCGGCAGACGACGGATTACAGCCGATCATCGGCTGCCAGCTCTCCATCGATATGGAGGACGAGGATGGCGAGCGGCGGGGGCATCCACATCAACTCGCGAAGCTGCCTACAATCGTCCTTATCGCCGCAACCGACGCCGGCTACGCGCGGCTCGTCGATCTCGTCAGCCGCGCCTATCTCGAAGGCGAAGGGCATCAGGCGGCGCGGATCACGCGTTCATGGCTTGCGGAGGGTGGAACGGAAGGGCTGATCGCCTTGACGGGTGCTGCCGGTGGTCCCGTCGATCTGGCGCTCAAGGCCGGCTCGCAGCCGCTTGCGGAGGCACGGCTGAAAGTGCTTCTCGCGCTTTTCGGCGATCGCCTCTATGTCGAGGTGCAACGGCAGGGCAATTACGATCGGCGTCACGAGAGCCGCATGGTGGAGCTTGCCTATTGCCACGACGTTCCGCTTGTCGCGACCAATGAGGCCTTCTTTCCTTCACCCGCCGACTACGACGCCCATGATGCCCTGATGGCGGTCGCCCATAATGCCGTCGTCTCGGATGACAGCCGTTTCCGGCTGACGCCGGATCATTATCTGAAAAGCCGCAAGGAAATGGCGACGCTCTTCGCCGATCTACCGGAGGCGCTGGAACATACGGTCGAGATCGCGCGACGCTGTTCATTCATGCTCAATACACGCAAACCGATTCTGCCGCGCTTTACCGGCGGCTCGGACGATCCGGAGGAAGCCGAACGCGCGGAAGCGGCGGAGTTGCGCCGGCAGGCGGAGGAGGGGCTGGATTTCCGTTTGGCCAAGCTCGGTATGGCGCCCGGCTATAGGGAAGAGGATTACCGCGAGCGGCTGGCCTTCGAGCTCAGCGTCATCGAGCGCATGAAGTTTCCGGGCTACTTCCTGATCGTTGCGGACTTCATCAAATGGGCCAAGGAGCATGACATTCCGGTTGGCCCCGGCCGTGGCTCCGGCGCCGGCTCGCTGGTCGCCTATGCGCTGACGATTACCGATGTCGATCCGATGCGCTTTTCGTTGCTGTTCGAACGCTTCCTCAATCCCGAGCGCGTGTCGATGCCGGACTTCGACATCGACTTTTGCCAGGACCGGCGCGAAGAGGTCATCCGCTACGTCCAGCGCAAATATGGACGCGAGCAGGTGGCACAGATCATCACATTCGGTTCGCTGCAGGCGCGAGCGGCGCTGCGTGACGTCGGGCGGGTGCTGGAAATGCCTTACGGGCAGGTCGACAAGATCTGCAAGCTCGTACCGAACAACCCCGCCAATCCGACGCCGCTTTCGAAGGCGATCGAGGAGGAGCCGCGCCTGCAGGAGGAGGCGGAGAAGGAGCCGGTCGTCGCCCGCCTTCTCGACATCGCGCAAAAGATCGAGGGTCTCTATCGTCACGCCTCGACCCATGCGGCCGGTATCGTTATCGGCGATCGGCCGCTGTCGCAGCTCGTGCCGATGTACCGCGATCCGCGTTCGGACATGCCGGTCACTCAGTTCAACATGAAATGGGTTGAGCAGGCCGGTCTCGTAAAATTCGACTTTCTCGGGCTCAAGACGCTGACGGTGCTGAAGACAGCCGTCGACTTCGTCGCCAAGCGCGGCATCGAGGTTGATCTTGCGAGCATCCCGATCGACGATCCGAAGACTTACGAAATTCTCTCCCGCGGCGAAACGGTCGGCGTCTTTCAGGTGGAAAGCGCCGGCATGCGCAAGGCGCTGATCGGCATGCGCCCGGACTGCATCGAGGACATCATTGCACTCGTCGCGCTCTACCGCCCCGGGCCGATGGAGAACATCCCGGTCTACAATGCCCGCAAGCATGGCGAGGAGGAGATCGAATCGATTCATCCGAAGATCGATTACCTGCTCAAGGAAACCCAGGGCGTTATCGTCTATCAGGAGCAGGTGATGCAGATCGCCCAGGTGCTTTCGGGCTATTCGCTCGGCGAGGCGGACCTGCTGCGCCGCGCCATGGGCAAGAAGATCAAGGAGGAGATGGACAAGCAGCGCGCCCGCTTCGTCGAAGGCGCCGTTCAGAACGGCGTCTCCAAACCGCAGGCGGATCTGATCTTCGACCTGCTTGCGAAGTTCGCCAATTACGGCTTCAACAAGTCGCATGCGGCCGCCTATGCCATCGTCTCCTACCAGACCGCCTATATGAAGGCGCATTATCCGGTCGAATTCCTGGCAGCGTCCATGACGCTCGACATGTCGAACACGGAGAAGATCAACGATTTCCGCCAGGACGCAAAACGCCTCGGTATCGAGGTGATCTCGCCCTCGGTGCAGACGTCGTTCCGCCATTTCGAGACCGGCGACAACCGCATCTATTATGCGCTGGCGGCGATCAAGGGTGTCGGCGAGTCGGCGGTCGACCATATCGTGGAGGTTCGTGGCGACCGGCCCTTCGCAAGCCTCGAGGACTTCTGCCTCAGGATCGATCCGAAGCTTTTGAACCGGCGCGTCTTCGAGAGCCTGATCGCCGCCGGTGCCTTTGACTGCTTCGGTCATGATCGGGCCGAGCTCATCGGCGGGCTCGACCGCATCCTCGGCTTTGCGCAGCGCGCCCAGGAAAACAAGGTGAGCGGGCAGAGCGACATGTTCGGCGCAGGCGCTGCGACGGGCCCCGAAAAGATCGTGCTGCCGCCCTACACGCCCTGGCTCGCCTCGGAGAAGCTGCACCGCGAATTCCAGGTGCTCGGCTTCTATCTCTCGGCGCACCCGCTCGATACCTACGCAAAGCTGCTCCAGAAGATGCGGGTGCAGGCATTCGGCGATTTCGCCGCGGCGGTAAAAAAGGGCGCCACCGCCGGCCGGCTCGCCGGGACGGTCACATCGAAACAGGAACGCAAGACGCGCACCGGCAACAAGATGGGCATTGTTGCCTTTTCCGACGCCTCCGGCCAGTTCGAGGCGGTTCTCTTTTCGGAGACGCTGCACCAGAACCGCGATTTGCTGGAACCGGGCAAATCGATGGTGATGACGGTGGATGCCGACGAGCGCCCGGAAGGCATCGGTCTTCGCATAAGAACGCTCCGTTCGCTAGAGGAGGAATCGCTGCAGATGCAAAAGGCGCTGCGCGTCTATGTGCGCGATTCCGGCCCCTTGCGCTCGATTGCACCCCACCTCAACACGAAGGGCGACGGCCTGGTTTCCTTCATCCTCATCAAGGACGACGGCCAGCGGGAAATCGAGGTCGAACTTGGCGAGAAATACCGGATATCGCCGGAAATCGCCGCGGCGCTGCGCTCGGCACCCGGCGTTGTTGACGTCGAACTGGTTTGA
- a CDS encoding GNAT family N-acetyltransferase, whose translation MDVALQFAPATADRWPDFERLFGPQGAFCGCWCVALRLPHAVRMRMSAGERKDAMRRRIEARPPPGLLGYHVGEPVAWVQVGPRSDVPQFNSPRTVSRPLQASEAQDESVWALSCFFLSSPLRGKGLSHRMLTAAIAHARAAGARYLDACPIDHAKQSKSVALCIGSTTIFDAAGFEIVARRKDGRPLMRLELRQ comes from the coding sequence TTGGATGTCGCCCTGCAATTTGCGCCGGCAACAGCGGATCGCTGGCCGGACTTCGAGAGGCTTTTCGGCCCGCAAGGCGCGTTCTGCGGCTGCTGGTGCGTAGCGTTGCGCCTGCCGCACGCCGTTCGAATGAGGATGAGCGCCGGAGAACGCAAGGACGCCATGAGGCGCAGGATCGAGGCGAGACCACCGCCCGGCCTCCTCGGCTATCATGTGGGCGAGCCGGTCGCCTGGGTCCAGGTCGGCCCCCGCTCCGACGTGCCGCAATTCAATTCGCCACGCACCGTTTCGCGTCCGCTGCAAGCAAGCGAGGCGCAGGATGAGAGCGTCTGGGCGCTGAGTTGCTTTTTTCTTTCCTCGCCCTTGCGCGGCAAGGGGTTGAGCCATCGCATGCTCACGGCTGCAATCGCGCATGCCCGGGCTGCCGGCGCCCGGTATCTCGACGCCTGTCCGATCGACCATGCCAAGCAGTCGAAATCCGTCGCGCTCTGTATCGGCTCGACGACGATCTTCGATGCCGCCGGCTTCGAGATCGTGGCACGGCGCAAGGACGGCAGGCCCCTGATGCGATTGGAATTGAGGCAATGA
- a CDS encoding ABC transporter ATP-binding protein — protein sequence MNARVALHLSAVERHYGEGDTFLPILKGVDLILRRGETVALVAPSGTGKSTLLHIAGLLEHPDGGDVIVNGKACNGLSDDRRTAIRRNEIGFVYQFHHLLPEFSALENIMMPQLIAGLPKAEAAERASALLDYMRIGHRASHRPAELSGGEQQRVAIARAVANAPLILLADEPTGNLDPETAGYVFEALEALARQSGLAALIATHNHELASLMDRRVTIEDGKIVELE from the coding sequence ATGAATGCGCGCGTGGCACTGCATCTCTCGGCCGTCGAGCGGCACTATGGCGAGGGCGATACCTTCCTGCCGATCCTCAAGGGCGTCGACCTGATCTTGCGGCGCGGTGAGACCGTGGCACTGGTTGCGCCATCCGGCACAGGGAAGTCGACGCTCCTGCACATTGCGGGGCTTCTCGAACATCCGGACGGCGGCGATGTCATCGTGAATGGCAAGGCTTGCAATGGCCTTAGCGACGATCGGCGCACCGCGATCCGCCGCAACGAGATCGGCTTCGTCTACCAGTTCCACCATCTCCTGCCGGAATTCTCGGCGCTGGAGAACATCATGATGCCGCAGCTGATCGCCGGCCTTCCGAAGGCGGAGGCGGCGGAGCGGGCAAGTGCGCTACTCGACTATATGCGCATCGGGCATCGCGCTTCCCACCGCCCGGCGGAGCTTTCCGGCGGCGAGCAGCAGCGCGTCGCGATCGCGCGCGCGGTCGCCAATGCGCCGCTCATTCTGCTGGCCGACGAGCCGACCGGCAATCTCGATCCCGAGACGGCCGGCTATGTGTTCGAGGCGTTGGAGGCGCTGGCCCGCCAATCCGGTCTTGCGGCGCTGATCGCCACGCACAATCATGAACTTGCCTCGCTCATGGATCGCCGCGTCACGATCGAGGACGGCAAGATCGTCGAACTGGAATAG
- a CDS encoding DUF3572 domain-containing protein, with protein MKSADETAIAILSWLTSEPELMSRFLALSGTDIGSLRQAAGDPGFLGGLVAFLMEHEPTLMAFCAGTGTPPEDVVRAHQALSGPADFADG; from the coding sequence ATGAAGAGCGCTGACGAAACAGCCATCGCCATTCTGTCCTGGCTCACGAGCGAGCCGGAACTCATGTCGCGCTTTCTGGCGCTCTCCGGTACCGATATCGGCTCGCTGCGCCAGGCGGCTGGCGATCCCGGCTTCCTGGGCGGTCTCGTCGCCTTTCTGATGGAGCACGAGCCGACGCTGATGGCGTTTTGCGCCGGGACCGGAACGCCGCCGGAAGACGTGGTCAGGGCACACCAGGCCTTGTCCGGTCCGGCGGATTTTGCGGACGGCTGA
- a CDS encoding L,D-transpeptidase family protein encodes MRSTLGIGLVVLAVSLSSAAAAGKSPLQIVISRQRQSLAVYDGDRVIATSNVSTGRANHRTPTGIFSILEKRRHHESNIYSNAPMPFMQRLTWSGIALHGSNHVPHYPASHGCVRLPDRFAADLFQITERGMHVVIAEREVAPIRVSSDVLFQPNQARPAAPLADVPLRPALGDLATGSIEVATAERSPLPPSFERDGAPIRILITRRGMRESVRDLQMLLNALGHEAGEPDGYSGPATRAAIRAFQVAEGMPADGEITPELLQAVFRKAGRGTPPNGILRVRRAFQPLFEVDIDIAEPGVALGTHFLQFQELDPYSGEGKWFGLSLDNALTNATKKRLGITTDADTSDFNALKHTLNRISVPEDTQRRIASLLADGSSLSISDTESGMETGVGTDFIIITQP; translated from the coding sequence TTGCGTTCCACTCTCGGGATAGGGCTCGTCGTCCTCGCCGTGTCTTTGTCATCCGCCGCAGCAGCCGGCAAGTCGCCATTGCAGATCGTGATATCGCGCCAGCGGCAGTCACTCGCCGTCTATGACGGCGATCGAGTGATCGCCACCTCGAACGTGTCGACCGGCAGAGCGAACCACAGGACTCCGACAGGCATCTTTTCGATCCTGGAGAAGCGCCGGCACCACGAATCGAACATCTATTCCAATGCGCCTATGCCGTTCATGCAGCGGCTGACCTGGTCGGGCATCGCCCTGCACGGCTCGAACCACGTGCCGCACTATCCAGCCTCGCACGGATGCGTACGGCTTCCGGACCGCTTCGCCGCCGATCTCTTCCAGATCACCGAGCGCGGCATGCACGTGGTCATAGCCGAGCGGGAGGTCGCCCCCATACGGGTTTCGAGCGACGTGCTCTTCCAGCCGAACCAGGCAAGGCCAGCGGCGCCGCTTGCCGACGTGCCCCTGCGCCCCGCTCTTGGTGATCTCGCGACCGGCAGCATTGAGGTCGCGACAGCCGAGCGATCTCCGCTACCGCCCTCGTTCGAACGGGACGGGGCGCCCATTCGCATTCTGATTACCCGGCGCGGCATGCGAGAGAGCGTGCGCGACCTGCAGATGCTCCTGAACGCGCTCGGCCACGAAGCCGGCGAGCCGGACGGTTACAGCGGCCCCGCGACACGCGCCGCCATCCGTGCCTTCCAAGTGGCCGAGGGCATGCCGGCCGATGGCGAAATCACCCCCGAGCTACTCCAGGCGGTCTTCCGCAAGGCCGGCCGCGGGACGCCGCCGAACGGGATCCTGCGCGTACGCCGGGCGTTCCAGCCGCTCTTCGAAGTCGATATCGACATCGCCGAGCCCGGAGTGGCGCTCGGCACGCATTTTCTGCAGTTTCAGGAACTCGACCCCTATTCGGGAGAAGGCAAATGGTTCGGTCTTTCTCTGGATAATGCGCTGACGAATGCCACGAAAAAGCGCCTTGGGATCACGACCGATGCGGACACCAGCGATTTCAACGCCCTGAAGCACACGCTCAACCGCATCTCGGTGCCGGAGGATACGCAACGGCGCATTGCATCCCTTCTTGCCGATGGCTCATCGCTTTCGATCTCCGATACCGAGAGCGGCATGGAGACCGGTGTAGGAACCGATTTCATCATCATCACGCAACCGTAA
- a CDS encoding response regulator has translation MPKQVMIVEDNELNMKLFRDLIEASGYATIQTRNGMEALELARKHRPDLILMDIQLPEVSGLEVTKWLKEDDELHVIPVIAVTAFAMKGDEERIRQGGCEAYVSKPISVPKFIETIKTYLGDA, from the coding sequence ATGCCCAAACAGGTGATGATTGTTGAGGACAACGAGCTGAACATGAAGCTCTTCCGAGACCTGATTGAGGCTTCGGGTTACGCGACGATCCAGACGCGCAACGGCATGGAAGCGCTAGAACTTGCGCGCAAGCACCGGCCAGACCTCATCCTGATGGACATCCAGCTGCCCGAGGTTTCCGGTCTCGAGGTGACCAAATGGCTGAAGGAAGATGACGAGCTGCACGTCATTCCCGTTATTGCCGTAACCGCCTTCGCCATGAAGGGCGACGAGGAACGGATTCGCCAAGGTGGGTGTGAAGCATATGTCTCTAAACCGATTTCCGTTCCCAAGTTCATTGAAACAATCAAGACCTACCTGGGCGACGCCTGA
- a CDS encoding DNA polymerase IV, with product MRDSAVPISGLCRDCLKDQAALARRCRACGSPRLLHHAELDRLTLAHIDCDAFYASIEKRDNPELADKPVIIGGGKRGVVSTACYIARIHGVRSAMPMFKALEACPEAVVITPNMEKYSRVGREIRSMMLDLTPLVQPLSIDEAFLDLSGTERLHHAAPARTLAHFARRIEQEVGITVSVGLSYCKFLAKVASDLQKPRGFSVIGQAEAVDFLKDRPVTLIWGVGKAFAATLERDGIRTIGQLQTMEEAELMRRYGTMGRRLYRLSRGQDERIVETDGEAKSVSSETTFNEDLSRPEELVSHLRRLSEQVALRLRKSELAGQTVVLKLKTADFKSRTRNRRLESPTRLADRIFRIGLQLLERELDGTRYRLIGIGVSDLCDPVHADPPDLVDPLATRRAAAEEAINKLRDKFGKTSVETGYTFGQRRRDQ from the coding sequence ATGCGAGACAGCGCTGTACCGATTTCCGGCCTCTGCCGAGACTGCCTGAAAGACCAGGCAGCCCTCGCCCGGCGGTGTCGCGCCTGCGGCAGTCCGCGTCTCCTGCACCACGCCGAACTCGATCGGCTCACTCTGGCGCATATCGACTGCGATGCCTTCTACGCCTCGATCGAGAAACGCGACAATCCAGAGCTCGCCGACAAGCCGGTCATCATCGGCGGCGGCAAACGTGGCGTCGTCTCGACCGCCTGCTACATCGCCCGCATTCATGGCGTGCGTTCGGCCATGCCGATGTTCAAGGCGCTCGAGGCCTGCCCCGAAGCGGTGGTGATCACGCCGAACATGGAGAAATATTCCCGTGTCGGGCGCGAAATCAGAAGCATGATGCTGGACCTGACTCCGCTCGTGCAGCCGCTGTCGATCGACGAGGCTTTCCTCGACCTGAGCGGCACCGAGCGGCTGCACCACGCCGCGCCAGCCCGGACGCTCGCCCACTTCGCCCGGCGCATCGAGCAGGAAGTCGGCATCACCGTCTCCGTCGGCCTCTCCTACTGCAAGTTCCTCGCCAAGGTCGCCTCCGACCTGCAAAAGCCGCGCGGCTTCTCCGTGATAGGACAGGCCGAGGCCGTGGATTTCCTGAAGGACCGTCCGGTCACCTTGATCTGGGGCGTCGGCAAGGCCTTTGCCGCGACTCTCGAGCGGGACGGCATCCGCACGATCGGGCAGTTGCAGACGATGGAAGAAGCAGAACTGATGCGCCGCTACGGCACGATGGGCCGGAGGCTTTACCGGCTGTCGCGCGGCCAGGACGAACGCATTGTCGAGACGGATGGGGAGGCCAAGAGCGTTTCATCCGAAACGACCTTCAACGAGGACCTGTCTCGCCCGGAGGAACTCGTCTCGCATCTCAGGCGCCTCAGCGAGCAGGTAGCCCTCAGGCTGCGCAAATCCGAACTCGCCGGTCAGACCGTCGTCCTGAAATTGAAGACGGCGGACTTCAAGAGCCGTACGCGCAACCGGCGGCTGGAGAGCCCAACCCGCCTTGCCGACCGCATTTTCCGCATCGGCCTGCAACTGCTCGAGCGGGAACTCGACGGGACGAGATACAGGCTGATCGGCATCGGCGTCAGCGATCTTTGCGATCCCGTTCACGCCGATCCGCCGGATCTCGTGGACCCCTTGGCAACGCGGCGGGCGGCCGCCGAGGAGGCGATCAACAAGCTGCGCGACAAGTTCGGCAAGACCAGCGTCGAAACGGGCTACACCTTCGGTCAACGGCGCCGCGATCAATAG
- the proS gene encoding proline--tRNA ligase, with product MRLSRYFMPILKENPKEAEIVSHRLMLRTGMIRQQSAGIYSWLPLGKRVLDKVNAIIREEQNRSGAIELLMPTLQSAELWQESGRYDAYGKEMLRIKDRQDRPMLYGPTNEEMITDIFRSYVKSYRNLPLNLYHIQLKFRDEIRPRFGTMRSREFLMKDAYSFDLDREGAEHAYNKMFAAYLRTFDRMGLRAIPMRADTGPIGGNLSHEFIILADTGESEVFCHKDFLDFGIPGEGTDFDDAVGLKAIFEKWTSRYAATSEMHDEAAFDAIPEAERLSARGIEVGHIFYFGTKYSETMGAKVLGPDGKEHLVHMGSYGIGPTRLVPAIIEASHDDNGIIWPKSVAPFDVVVINMKTGDDACDAACATLYSDLGNAGLDVLLDDTDDRAGAKFATADLIGVPVQIVVGPRSIANGEVEVKDRKTGARETMTVGAAINKLIALK from the coding sequence ATGCGCCTTTCCCGTTATTTCATGCCCATTCTGAAGGAAAATCCGAAGGAAGCCGAGATCGTTTCCCATCGTCTGATGCTGAGGACGGGCATGATCCGCCAGCAGTCGGCGGGCATCTACAGCTGGCTGCCGCTCGGCAAGCGCGTGCTCGATAAAGTGAACGCGATCATTCGCGAGGAGCAGAACCGTTCCGGCGCGATCGAGCTTCTGATGCCGACCCTGCAATCTGCGGAACTCTGGCAGGAAAGCGGACGTTATGACGCCTACGGCAAGGAGATGCTGCGCATCAAGGACCGGCAGGATCGGCCGATGCTCTACGGCCCGACGAATGAGGAGATGATCACGGACATCTTCCGTTCCTATGTGAAGTCCTATCGAAACCTGCCGCTCAACCTCTATCACATCCAGCTGAAGTTCCGTGACGAGATCCGTCCGCGCTTCGGCACCATGCGCTCGCGCGAGTTCCTGATGAAGGACGCCTACTCCTTCGATCTCGACCGGGAAGGGGCGGAACATGCCTATAACAAGATGTTTGCCGCCTATCTGCGCACCTTCGACCGCATGGGTCTGCGCGCCATTCCGATGCGCGCCGATACGGGCCCGATCGGAGGAAACCTGAGCCATGAATTCATCATTCTTGCCGATACCGGCGAGTCGGAAGTCTTCTGCCACAAGGACTTCCTCGATTTCGGGATTCCGGGCGAGGGCACCGATTTCGATGACGCCGTCGGCCTGAAGGCGATTTTCGAGAAATGGACATCGCGCTACGCCGCCACCTCGGAAATGCACGACGAGGCCGCCTTCGACGCCATTCCGGAAGCAGAGCGCCTGTCGGCGCGCGGCATCGAAGTTGGTCACATCTTCTATTTCGGTACCAAATATTCTGAGACCATGGGCGCCAAGGTGCTCGGCCCCGACGGCAAGGAGCACTTGGTGCACATGGGCTCCTATGGCATCGGTCCCACCCGTCTGGTGCCGGCGATCATCGAAGCCTCGCATGATGACAACGGCATCATCTGGCCGAAGTCGGTCGCACCGTTCGACGTCGTCGTCATCAACATGAAAACGGGCGATGATGCTTGCGATGCCGCCTGCGCCACGCTCTACTCGGACCTCGGCAATGCCGGGCTCGATGTGCTTCTGGACGATACCGACGATCGTGCCGGGGCAAAATTCGCCACCGCCGATCTCATCGGCGTTCCCGTGCAGATCGTCGTCGGGCCGCGTTCGATCGCCAATGGCGAGGTCGAGGTCAAGGACCGAAAGACCGGCGCGCGCGAGACGATGACGGTCGGGGCCGCGATCAACAAGCTGATCGCGTTGAAATAA